The Holophagales bacterium genome has a segment encoding these proteins:
- a CDS encoding aspartate/glutamate racemase family protein, which yields MSHFWRVAGFVALATLILAGCATGTRKAASFAAALKARPEVTIVVTDSGLGGLSVVADLAARLPQSGIARSARVVFVNALLDDAVGYNDLKDEADRIRVFDAALAAMESRYRPDLVLVACNTLSVFYGKTEHARRGTTETVSIVPMGADLIERTLKETPDATAMIFATKGTIDSGAHRRLLVGKGVPDARIVGQACPKLTGAIERGAHSEETAGRIRGLRRGGARAAPGEEGPAGREPQLHPLRLRPAALGRDLREARLPGREGPRPEPAHDGSRPRRRAAPLPGDAGDGRGRFEDADSVRREVRARGAPPDDLARNRGRSRDVHARPGPLPRRDRAVGARALRSRPGLVRPVPGVLDGRECKRA from the coding sequence ATGAGCCACTTCTGGAGAGTCGCCGGGTTCGTTGCGCTGGCCACTCTGATCCTGGCCGGCTGCGCGACGGGGACGAGGAAGGCGGCGTCGTTCGCCGCGGCGCTGAAGGCCCGGCCCGAGGTGACGATCGTCGTCACCGACTCGGGCCTCGGCGGGCTCTCCGTCGTGGCCGACCTGGCGGCGCGGCTTCCGCAGAGCGGCATCGCCCGCTCGGCGCGCGTCGTCTTCGTGAACGCCCTCCTCGACGACGCCGTCGGTTACAACGACCTGAAGGACGAGGCCGACAGGATCCGCGTCTTCGACGCCGCCCTGGCGGCGATGGAGAGCCGCTACCGGCCCGACCTCGTCCTCGTTGCCTGCAATACGCTCTCGGTCTTCTACGGGAAGACGGAGCACGCCCGGCGGGGGACGACGGAGACCGTCAGCATCGTCCCGATGGGGGCGGACCTCATCGAGCGGACGTTGAAGGAAACGCCCGACGCCACGGCGATGATCTTTGCGACGAAGGGGACGATCGACTCGGGGGCCCACCGCCGGCTCCTCGTCGGGAAGGGCGTTCCCGACGCCAGGATCGTCGGGCAGGCGTGCCCGAAGCTCACCGGCGCGATCGAGCGGGGCGCCCACAGCGAGGAGACCGCCGGCCGGATACGCGGGCTTCGTCGAGGAGGCGCTCGCGCGGCTCCCGGGGAAGAGGGGCCCGCTGGTCGTGAGCCTCAACTGCACCCACTTCGGCTACGCCCGGCCGCTCTGGGAAGAGACCTTCGAGAAGCTCGGCTACCCGGCCGTGAAGGTCCTCGACCCGAACCCGCTCATGACGGATCTCGTCCTCGAAGGCGCGCCGCGCCGTTACCCGGAGACGCAGGTGACGGTCGAGGTCGTTTCGAAGACGCCGATTCCGTCCGGCGTGAAGTCCGCGCTCGGGGCGCTCCTCCGGACGACCTCGCCCGAAACCGCGGACGCTCTCGAGACGTACACGCACGCCCCGGACCTCTTCCACGTCGCGATCGAGCCGTCGGCGCTCGTGCGCTGAGGAGCCGGCCGGGTCTGGTGCGTCCGGTCCCCGGAGTCCTGGACGGTCGGGAGTGCAAACGGGCGTGA
- a CDS encoding cation:proton antiporter: MHGSVFLRDLAWVLAASLPVIFLFRKLKAPSIAAFLVTGMLIGPHALGLVEDPARVSGIAELGVALILFFVGLEFPLSRLKTLGRTAFVGGALQMVFAAGVTTAVLLAFQVVGPREALFAGLLVSVSSTAVVLPVLASRDELGSPSGKQFLGVALFQDLAVIPLILLLPALALQGAGAPGTGAVLTKVAVAVVGSALLIGVARFVVPRVLDRFVRVAGPETFTAAALVVLLGIVALVETAGASAAMGAFAAGIVLAESESIADVSSTFAPFRDVLSSLFFVSVGMLFDVGFLAKRPFLVLAGAVFVIGAKGLTAYPALRIARAVPKTAARAALSLANVGEFSFVIALAGGKLALLAGEGQQLFVAVAVVTILLVPFVISAGPAIAARLPDVATDREPVTSELRRGHVVVVGYGLNGSNVSRVLGETGLKTVVVEADADRADNARRDGVPVLLADATGIEGLLMAGIVRARAVVVTIPDPSASRKVVRLCRSRNADVRIIVRTRYIREVEELRRAGADEVIPEEFETSIEIVARVLRSLHVPGNLIATQIRVLRDEAYRKLRDPQARPEAGRRLSALMAAGTSDLVLILPEMAAAGKTLGEIHLEEEHVAVPALLRDGVPLAPPPLDLTIEAGDTLLLVGAHEDLVHATKRLEG; this comes from the coding sequence GTGCACGGGTCGGTCTTTCTCCGCGATCTCGCCTGGGTCCTCGCGGCCTCTCTCCCGGTGATCTTCCTCTTCCGCAAGCTGAAGGCGCCTTCCATCGCCGCGTTCCTCGTGACGGGGATGCTCATCGGCCCGCACGCGCTCGGCCTCGTGGAAGACCCGGCCCGCGTCAGCGGGATCGCCGAGCTGGGTGTGGCGCTGATCCTCTTCTTCGTCGGGCTGGAGTTCCCGCTCAGCCGCCTCAAGACGCTGGGACGGACGGCGTTCGTCGGAGGGGCGCTCCAGATGGTCTTCGCCGCCGGGGTGACGACGGCGGTCCTCCTCGCCTTTCAGGTGGTCGGACCCAGGGAGGCGCTCTTCGCGGGCCTTCTCGTCTCGGTCTCGTCCACGGCCGTCGTCCTGCCCGTCCTCGCGTCGCGGGACGAGCTCGGGTCGCCCTCCGGCAAGCAGTTCCTCGGCGTGGCCCTCTTCCAGGACCTCGCGGTCATTCCCCTCATCCTCCTCCTCCCCGCGCTCGCGCTCCAGGGGGCCGGGGCGCCCGGGACAGGGGCGGTCCTGACGAAGGTGGCCGTCGCAGTCGTCGGGTCGGCGCTCCTCATCGGCGTCGCCCGGTTCGTCGTGCCGAGGGTCCTCGACCGCTTCGTCCGCGTGGCGGGGCCCGAGACCTTCACGGCCGCGGCGCTCGTCGTCCTCCTCGGGATCGTCGCCCTCGTGGAGACCGCGGGCGCTTCGGCAGCGATGGGCGCCTTCGCGGCGGGGATCGTCCTGGCCGAGAGCGAGTCGATCGCGGACGTCTCCTCGACGTTCGCGCCGTTCCGCGACGTCCTTTCGAGCCTCTTCTTCGTCTCGGTCGGGATGCTGTTCGACGTCGGGTTCCTCGCGAAGCGCCCCTTCCTGGTCCTGGCTGGTGCGGTGTTCGTCATCGGTGCGAAGGGACTGACGGCCTACCCCGCGCTCCGGATCGCGCGGGCCGTGCCGAAGACCGCCGCGAGGGCCGCGCTCTCCCTGGCGAACGTCGGCGAGTTCTCGTTCGTCATCGCCCTCGCGGGCGGCAAGCTCGCGCTCCTCGCGGGCGAGGGGCAACAGCTCTTCGTCGCTGTCGCCGTCGTGACGATCCTCCTCGTCCCGTTCGTGATCTCTGCCGGTCCGGCCATCGCGGCCCGGCTCCCGGACGTCGCGACCGACCGTGAGCCGGTGACCTCGGAGCTGCGCCGCGGGCACGTCGTCGTCGTCGGCTACGGCCTGAACGGGAGCAACGTGTCGCGCGTCCTGGGAGAGACGGGGCTCAAGACGGTCGTCGTCGAGGCGGATGCCGACCGCGCCGACAACGCGCGGCGCGACGGGGTGCCGGTGCTCCTGGCCGACGCGACGGGAATCGAGGGGCTCCTGATGGCGGGCATCGTGCGGGCGCGCGCCGTGGTCGTGACGATTCCCGACCCGTCGGCCAGCCGGAAGGTCGTGCGGCTCTGCCGCTCCCGCAACGCCGACGTGCGGATCATCGTGAGGACGCGCTACATCCGCGAGGTGGAAGAGCTGCGCCGCGCCGGAGCGGACGAGGTGATCCCGGAGGAGTTCGAGACGTCGATCGAGATCGTCGCGCGCGTCCTCCGCTCGCTCCACGTTCCGGGCAACCTCATCGCGACCCAGATCCGGGTCCTGCGCGACGAGGCGTACCGCAAGCTTCGCGACCCGCAGGCGCGGCCCGAGGCGGGGCGGCGGCTCTCGGCGCTCATGGCGGCCGGCACCTCGGACCTCGTCCTCATCCTCCCGGAGATGGCGGCGGCGGGGAAGACGCTCGGGGAGATCCACCTCGAGGAGGAGCACGTCGCCGTCCCCGCGCTCCTGCGCGACGGCGTGCCCCTCGCCCCGCCCCCGCTCGACCTCACGATCGAGGCGGGGGACACGCTCCTGCTCGTCGGCGCCCACGAGGACCTCGTCCACGCCACGAAGCGGCTCGAGGGGTAG
- a CDS encoding YfhO family protein — protein MGLGLLVLLYAGSAALLRLAAGGIGRRISPRTALVLALLPLPFVGGGFLPGKVLAPTNGLAGNAPWCSPEFLEAARGDSTAPNPLLFDPLTQGEPWRRATREGILFNPSAGSGAALLGNAQAAPLFLPELLGRLLPPTRAASWIQAARLLIAAFGMFLLARTLGMRRDAALIAAASFVAASFLQLWRTHALSSVAAMTPWVLAAVVRVARRPSRRSAVALGIVGAVAVSAGHPETLLQSAGLTAFAVAPTVLLALASRRHRSRGLRAVSWGGVAALLAGLLAAPVLLPFLETMRVSESWALREAGSLPPVEEPFRRAAGRLATAAQLLVRGDPISGTFTGSSNIVESGGAAAGAATLVLAAAALSLRRRRRFVLGWVALGVAGLLVSAHVPLVARVALLVPWLGHSILDRLGLWWVVSASLLAGLGSMAVVRRVGRRWALAGGAVLLSLLAFLAATAPTARRPLALGIELAGLAGLAAAIGLGRSLSPAVRTAAILAAVVLPRAAFFATWVPVSAAATFYPETPAVRFVRERAAGFRVAGIGAGLWPSSAAFFGLEDPRICDPMNFVDYARLTPWIGTPRVAAWPVIEDPLAPALGFLGVRYLLDGPDAPARPPLVEVYRGSDATVYENPAAQPRAFVPRRIVVARSTGAAADATRRLADPAVEAILTTDAYPEGTVIPNGEASLRELVVGRGRVGFQARVHSLALVATSQPAIPGWRMEVDGRQVQPVRVDTAFLGVVLAPGEHRVTVRYVPWTFVAGFGLFAAGLLATVALSLQRSAWRAVAALLPRGGATAFGAVAAALTALSLWLPAGLPLVALSDFIYDDALYVRLAAHVASGEWLGPYDASTLAKGPLFPIFIAVSSRLGMPLLLAGRLFFAAAALLLVAALAPVVRAKRVRLLLLAVLLLNPVVVTRAAREVVYPSVTLLALAGACGAFSALPSSPRRAFAWSALCGAALGAIWLTREEGVWILPPVALLLAAAVFRETHRSGLLAGLRRAGGVALLPFLVLGLVLFCVALANRGAYGVLSVRESSERPFLSAYGALVRIRPSVARQSVPVPEDVRRRAYAESPAFGTLEPLLEGEVGRAFSALGAELSPEAGGDIAAGWLQFALRDAASRTGRYRDARTAAAFWTRVADELNAACEAGRLECLPERHTMTPPGVGRFLPEVLRRLPGGLAFLASSVDSSPALRDPGSSSGSEAGRALFARLTRERLAPAPGEPRWVAVSGWAFLRGGGALGWAARAPDGSRLPSGVTWSPSGDVAAHLRDPEAGQARFVFHASCPGPCVLELSGPSGTLFTFDPAHPGRRVGSSPPALLVSLDEVAITPIPATPGEWERNERRRKAQRSLARGYRVVLRLALPAAVVILGVAAVAAFVRRQGRSAVVVAVAFLAVICSRVALLTLIEVTSFPALHYLYLSAAYPPLYAFVVLSGVAGWEALAARTRRGATAGTLAS, from the coding sequence GTGGGCCTCGGCCTTCTCGTCCTCCTCTACGCGGGCTCGGCGGCTCTGCTCCGTCTCGCGGCGGGCGGAATCGGCCGGCGGATCTCCCCGAGGACGGCGCTCGTCCTCGCGCTCCTTCCGCTCCCGTTCGTCGGCGGAGGCTTCCTCCCGGGGAAGGTCCTGGCCCCGACGAACGGGCTCGCGGGGAACGCGCCGTGGTGCTCGCCGGAGTTCCTCGAAGCGGCGCGCGGCGACTCCACGGCGCCGAACCCGCTCCTCTTCGACCCGCTGACCCAGGGCGAGCCCTGGCGGCGAGCGACACGAGAAGGGATCCTCTTCAACCCGTCGGCCGGCTCCGGGGCGGCGCTCCTGGGAAACGCGCAGGCGGCGCCTCTCTTCCTGCCGGAGCTCCTCGGACGACTCCTTCCTCCGACGCGGGCGGCGTCGTGGATCCAGGCGGCGAGGCTCCTGATCGCTGCCTTCGGGATGTTCCTCCTCGCGCGGACCCTGGGCATGAGGCGCGACGCCGCTCTCATCGCGGCAGCGTCCTTCGTGGCGGCCTCGTTCCTTCAGCTCTGGCGGACGCACGCCCTTTCATCCGTTGCGGCCATGACTCCCTGGGTCCTCGCGGCGGTCGTGCGCGTCGCGAGACGTCCTTCCCGCCGAAGCGCCGTCGCGCTCGGAATCGTGGGGGCGGTGGCCGTTTCGGCGGGACACCCGGAAACGCTCCTGCAGTCGGCCGGGTTGACGGCCTTCGCCGTCGCGCCGACGGTTCTCCTCGCTCTCGCGAGCCGGAGGCATCGGTCGCGCGGCCTCCGCGCGGTCTCATGGGGTGGTGTCGCGGCCCTGCTCGCCGGCCTTCTTGCGGCACCGGTTCTCTTGCCGTTCCTCGAGACGATGCGGGTATCGGAGTCGTGGGCTCTGCGGGAAGCGGGGAGCCTTCCTCCGGTCGAGGAGCCGTTCCGGAGAGCGGCGGGGCGCCTCGCGACGGCGGCCCAGCTCCTCGTGAGGGGCGACCCGATCAGCGGGACGTTCACAGGTTCCTCGAACATCGTCGAGTCGGGCGGCGCAGCGGCCGGGGCCGCGACACTCGTCCTGGCGGCGGCCGCGCTCTCCCTGCGTCGCCGCCGGCGTTTCGTTCTCGGATGGGTCGCGCTCGGGGTCGCGGGGCTGCTCGTGTCGGCGCACGTTCCCCTCGTCGCAAGGGTCGCGCTTCTCGTCCCGTGGCTCGGCCACTCGATCCTGGACCGGCTGGGCCTCTGGTGGGTCGTCTCTGCCTCGCTTCTCGCGGGGCTCGGCTCGATGGCGGTCGTCCGCCGGGTGGGCCGGCGGTGGGCGCTCGCCGGAGGCGCCGTCCTGCTTTCCCTCCTCGCCTTCCTCGCCGCGACGGCGCCGACCGCACGCCGGCCTCTCGCGCTCGGAATCGAGCTGGCCGGGCTCGCGGGGTTGGCCGCCGCGATCGGGCTCGGTCGCAGTCTCTCGCCGGCAGTCCGCACCGCGGCGATCCTGGCGGCCGTCGTCCTCCCGCGCGCGGCGTTCTTCGCCACCTGGGTCCCCGTATCGGCGGCCGCGACGTTCTACCCCGAGACGCCCGCGGTGCGATTCGTACGCGAGCGCGCGGCGGGCTTTCGCGTCGCCGGAATCGGGGCCGGGCTCTGGCCGTCGTCCGCCGCGTTCTTCGGGCTCGAGGATCCCCGAATCTGCGATCCGATGAACTTCGTCGACTACGCGCGCCTCACCCCGTGGATCGGGACGCCGCGAGTTGCGGCGTGGCCGGTCATCGAGGACCCGCTCGCGCCGGCCCTCGGGTTCCTCGGGGTTCGTTACCTTCTCGATGGGCCCGACGCACCGGCACGGCCCCCTCTCGTGGAGGTCTACCGGGGGAGCGATGCGACGGTTTACGAGAATCCCGCGGCCCAGCCGCGTGCCTTCGTTCCACGGCGCATCGTCGTCGCCCGAAGCACGGGGGCGGCCGCGGACGCAACGCGCCGCCTGGCGGATCCGGCCGTGGAAGCGATCCTGACGACGGACGCATACCCCGAGGGCACCGTCATCCCGAACGGCGAGGCGAGTCTTCGGGAGCTCGTCGTGGGAAGGGGGCGGGTCGGCTTCCAGGCCCGGGTGCATTCCCTCGCCCTCGTCGCGACGAGCCAGCCGGCGATCCCGGGGTGGAGGATGGAGGTGGACGGGCGCCAGGTGCAGCCCGTGCGCGTCGATACGGCCTTCCTCGGTGTCGTCCTGGCTCCGGGCGAACACCGCGTCACGGTTCGCTACGTGCCGTGGACCTTCGTGGCCGGCTTCGGGCTCTTCGCGGCGGGCCTTCTGGCGACCGTCGCGCTCTCCCTGCAGCGGAGCGCCTGGAGGGCGGTGGCCGCGCTGCTCCCCCGCGGCGGGGCGACCGCCTTCGGGGCGGTCGCGGCGGCCCTTACGGCCCTCTCGCTCTGGCTTCCGGCCGGACTTCCGCTCGTCGCGCTCTCCGACTTCATCTACGACGACGCCCTCTACGTGAGGCTTGCCGCTCACGTCGCCTCCGGGGAGTGGCTCGGGCCGTACGACGCCTCGACGCTCGCCAAGGGCCCGCTCTTCCCGATCTTCATCGCCGTGTCGTCGAGGCTGGGGATGCCCCTCCTCCTCGCGGGACGGCTTTTCTTCGCCGCCGCGGCTCTCCTCCTCGTCGCCGCGCTCGCACCGGTGGTCCGGGCGAAGCGGGTACGGCTCCTCCTCCTCGCCGTCCTCCTCCTGAACCCGGTCGTCGTCACGCGCGCCGCGCGCGAGGTGGTGTATCCGTCGGTCACGCTGCTCGCCCTCGCGGGAGCGTGTGGTGCGTTCTCGGCGCTTCCGTCGTCGCCGCGCCGGGCGTTCGCCTGGTCCGCGCTCTGTGGTGCGGCTCTCGGAGCGATCTGGCTCACGCGCGAAGAGGGCGTGTGGATCCTGCCCCCGGTGGCGCTCCTCCTGGCCGCCGCGGTCTTCCGCGAGACACACCGCAGCGGCCTGCTCGCGGGGCTGCGAAGGGCCGGAGGAGTCGCACTGCTCCCGTTCCTGGTCCTCGGCCTCGTGCTCTTCTGCGTCGCCCTCGCGAACCGGGGCGCCTACGGCGTCCTCTCGGTTCGGGAGTCGTCCGAGAGGCCATTCCTCTCTGCCTACGGTGCGCTCGTGCGCATCCGTCCCTCCGTGGCGCGACAGAGCGTCCCGGTGCCGGAAGACGTGCGCCGGCGGGCCTACGCAGAGAGCCCGGCCTTCGGCACGCTCGAACCCCTGCTCGAAGGCGAGGTCGGACGGGCTTTTTCTGCGCTGGGTGCGGAGCTCTCGCCCGAGGCCGGCGGGGACATCGCGGCCGGCTGGCTCCAGTTCGCGCTGCGCGACGCCGCGTCGCGGACGGGCCGTTACAGGGACGCCCGGACGGCCGCGGCGTTCTGGACGCGCGTCGCGGACGAGCTGAACGCCGCCTGCGAGGCAGGGCGGCTCGAGTGCCTGCCCGAGCGACACACGATGACGCCGCCCGGAGTCGGACGGTTCCTCCCGGAAGTCCTGCGCAGACTCCCCGGGGGGCTCGCCTTCCTCGCCTCTTCGGTCGATTCGTCACCGGCGCTGCGTGACCCGGGCTCGAGCAGCGGATCGGAGGCGGGCCGCGCCCTTTTCGCGAGGCTGACGCGCGAGCGGCTGGCGCCCGCCCCGGGCGAGCCGCGGTGGGTCGCCGTCTCCGGATGGGCCTTCCTCAGGGGAGGGGGCGCGCTCGGGTGGGCGGCGCGAGCGCCGGACGGGTCCCGCCTTCCGTCGGGCGTCACCTGGTCCCCCAGCGGGGACGTCGCGGCCCACCTTCGGGATCCCGAGGCCGGCCAGGCGCGCTTCGTCTTCCATGCGTCCTGCCCCGGGCCGTGCGTGCTCGAGCTCTCGGGCCCCTCGGGCACTCTCTTCACGTTCGACCCGGCCCACCCGGGGCGCCGGGTGGGGAGCTCTCCACCTGCACTCCTCGTCAGCCTCGACGAGGTCGCGATCACGCCGATCCCCGCGACACCCGGAGAGTGGGAGAGGAACGAAAGACGGCGGAAAGCGCAGCGGAGCCTCGCCCGCGGCTATCGCGTCGTTCTTCGCCTCGCGCTGCCGGCGGCCGTGGTCATCCTCGGCGTGGCGGCCGTCGCCGCGTTCGTGCGGCGGCAGGGCCGGTCCGCCGTCGTCGTCGCCGTCGCCTTCCTCGCGGTCATCTGCTCCCGCGTCGCGCTCCTCACCCTCATCGAGGTCACGTCCTTTCCGGCGCTCCACTACCTCTACCTTTCGGCGGCCTACCCGCCGCTCTACGCCTTCGTGGTCCTCTCTGGCGTGGCGGGATGGGAGGCGCTCGCCGCACGGACGCGGAGAGGTGCGACCGCCGGTACACTCGCGTCGTGA
- a CDS encoding class I SAM-dependent methyltransferase: protein MTLLDRLARRLGTRPPEAGAVTGAARFWDERAGEAPVYWASLPDVREYVNTTICGLPWLFPTHAFKSLHALRPLRRALSIGCGTGALEREIRFLRIAEEVDAFDVSPESIRIAVEEARSQGVDGLRYEVADCDRLAPPAGTYDAVFFHQSLHHISDPDALLDRVRLALRPGGFLYVDEYVGPSRDEWTDEHLQASRRVFDGLEPALRLTEVAAPVDARDPSEMIRSSRILPAIRSRFGILYERPYWGNLLFPLICALRGEVLSRPENRPLVRGLVEEERRLTAGGHFTEPLFAVVVATRSR, encoded by the coding sequence GTGACGCTGCTGGACAGGCTGGCGAGGCGCCTGGGGACGCGACCGCCGGAGGCGGGTGCGGTGACCGGTGCCGCGCGCTTCTGGGACGAGCGCGCGGGCGAGGCGCCCGTGTACTGGGCGTCGCTGCCGGACGTGAGGGAGTACGTCAACACGACGATCTGCGGCCTTCCGTGGCTCTTCCCGACCCACGCCTTCAAGAGCCTCCACGCGCTGCGCCCCCTGCGGAGGGCCCTCTCGATCGGGTGCGGAACGGGGGCGCTCGAGCGCGAGATCCGATTCCTGAGAATCGCCGAGGAGGTCGACGCATTCGACGTTTCTCCGGAATCGATCCGGATCGCCGTCGAGGAGGCCCGCAGCCAGGGAGTGGACGGCCTGCGCTACGAGGTCGCCGACTGTGACCGCCTCGCCCCGCCCGCAGGGACCTACGACGCCGTCTTCTTCCACCAGTCCCTCCACCACATTTCCGACCCCGACGCGCTTCTCGACCGCGTCCGGCTCGCGCTCCGGCCGGGCGGCTTCCTGTACGTCGACGAATATGTCGGGCCGTCACGCGACGAGTGGACGGACGAGCACCTCCAGGCCTCTCGCAGGGTCTTCGACGGGCTCGAACCGGCGCTGCGCCTGACCGAGGTGGCGGCTCCCGTCGACGCGCGCGACCCCTCCGAGATGATCCGGTCGAGCCGGATACTCCCCGCGATCCGGTCCCGCTTCGGGATTCTCTACGAGAGGCCCTACTGGGGAAACCTCCTCTTCCCGCTGATCTGTGCGCTTCGCGGCGAGGTCCTGTCGAGGCCCGAGAACAGACCGCTGGTGCGCGGTCTCGTCGAGGAAGAGCGCCGGCTGACGGCTGGCGGCCACTTCACGGAGCCTCTCTTCGCGGTCGTCGTCGCCACCCGCTCGCGGTGA
- a CDS encoding YbaK/EbsC family protein, producing MPVRKLKEFLDQNGVRWVSIVHSPAYTAQEIAASAHIKGKELAKTVMVKVDGKPVMVVLPASQRVDFQVLRDVTGGENVVLSGEAEFRELFPDCEAGAMPPFGNLYGMDVYVAPKLAEDAEIAFNAGSHTELMKLAYADFERLVKPKVAAFVQR from the coding sequence ATGCCCGTCCGGAAGCTGAAGGAGTTCCTCGACCAGAACGGCGTCCGCTGGGTATCGATCGTCCACTCGCCGGCCTACACGGCGCAGGAGATCGCCGCCTCCGCGCACATCAAGGGGAAGGAGCTCGCCAAGACCGTCATGGTGAAGGTCGACGGCAAGCCGGTGATGGTCGTCCTGCCCGCCTCGCAGCGGGTCGACTTCCAGGTCCTGCGCGACGTGACGGGGGGCGAGAACGTCGTCCTCTCGGGAGAGGCCGAGTTCCGCGAGCTCTTCCCCGACTGCGAGGCCGGCGCCATGCCGCCGTTCGGCAACCTCTACGGGATGGACGTCTACGTCGCGCCGAAGCTCGCCGAGGACGCCGAGATCGCCTTCAACGCCGGGTCGCACACCGAGCTGATGAAGCTCGCCTACGCGGACTTCGAGCGCCTCGTGAAGCCGAAGGTGGCGGCCTTCGTCCAGAGGTAG
- a CDS encoding cyclic nucleotide-binding domain-containing protein codes for MTLFESRTSGDARLKEVVDECRRRLRDDPADTGAVLRLADALASGGDPREAVQVLNRAGPRLQKAGRLVEAIAVYKKVEELDPKAEVTSSFLSQIELKKLLEATAKAQAKVQAQALAAAPPAPGPASPPSAGVAERRKKSERVHALRKEIPLLKDIPPFLFELVLEKIHLRTLAPGQTLFAEGDDGSSLSFVAAGELVVSAKGDDGALVLLGLLGPGDVAGEISFLSGVPRTATVSARTRVDLLELDRNALTPLVKKHRHVADALSRLYAERVLDGVLARSRLFGRLPRTDRDALARRLKPVAAKPGEVLIREGASDAGLYLVRRGAVRVTVKRGARDVALALLTPHDFFGDLATVRSRPRTASVTAVTDTELLWLAGADLLALLAQRPELTAVLEEIQLERFVRNAETLASAD; via the coding sequence GTGACCCTGTTCGAAAGCCGGACGAGCGGTGACGCACGCCTGAAGGAAGTCGTCGACGAGTGCCGCCGCCGCCTGCGCGACGACCCGGCCGACACGGGCGCGGTCCTGCGCCTCGCCGATGCCCTCGCATCGGGCGGCGACCCCCGCGAGGCCGTCCAGGTGCTGAACCGTGCGGGGCCCCGGCTCCAGAAAGCCGGACGGCTCGTCGAGGCGATCGCCGTCTACAAGAAGGTGGAAGAGCTCGACCCGAAGGCCGAGGTCACGTCCAGCTTCCTCTCGCAGATCGAGCTGAAGAAGCTCCTCGAGGCGACGGCGAAAGCCCAGGCGAAGGTCCAGGCGCAGGCGCTGGCGGCGGCGCCCCCTGCACCCGGGCCGGCATCCCCTCCGTCCGCCGGGGTGGCCGAGCGGCGGAAGAAGTCGGAAAGGGTCCACGCCCTGAGGAAAGAGATCCCGCTCCTCAAGGACATCCCGCCGTTTCTCTTCGAGCTCGTCCTCGAGAAGATCCACCTGCGGACGCTCGCACCCGGCCAGACGCTCTTCGCCGAGGGCGACGACGGGAGCTCCCTCTCCTTCGTCGCCGCGGGGGAGCTCGTCGTGTCGGCAAAGGGCGACGACGGCGCACTGGTCCTCCTCGGGCTCCTCGGCCCGGGCGACGTCGCCGGGGAGATCTCCTTCCTCAGCGGCGTCCCGCGGACCGCCACCGTCTCCGCGCGGACCCGCGTCGATCTCCTCGAGCTCGACCGGAATGCGCTCACCCCGCTCGTGAAGAAGCACCGGCACGTCGCCGACGCCTTGTCGCGGCTCTACGCCGAAAGGGTCCTCGACGGCGTTCTCGCGCGGTCGCGCCTCTTCGGCCGCCTGCCCCGCACCGACCGCGACGCGCTCGCCCGGCGCCTGAAGCCCGTCGCTGCGAAGCCGGGAGAGGTCCTGATCCGCGAAGGGGCGAGCGACGCCGGCCTCTACCTCGTCCGGCGCGGCGCCGTCCGGGTCACGGTGAAACGGGGAGCCCGCGACGTGGCCCTCGCCCTCCTGACGCCCCACGACTTCTTCGGCGACCTCGCCACCGTGCGGTCCCGCCCCCGCACGGCGAGCGTCACCGCCGTCACCGACACGGAGCTCCTCTGGCTCGCCGGTGCGGACCTCCTCGCCCTCCTCGCCCAGCGTCCCGAGCTCACCGCCGTTCTCGAGGAGATCCAGCTCGAGCGGTTCGTGAGGAACGCCGAGACACTCGCGAGCGCGGACTGA